Below is a genomic region from Echinicola rosea.
CTAAAGCCTTGGCCTATATTTTTCCATCGCTTTATGAAGGGTTTGGTATTCCTGTAATCGAAGCATTTCAATTTTCACTTCCAGTGGCAGCATCCAATAGAGGGGCTTTACCGGAGGTTTTAGGAAAAGGAGGAGTTCTTTTTGATCCCAAAAATATTCCTGATATGGTTGAAAAAATTGAGCTAATCCTACAAAACGCTTCTACAAATATGGATAGTATAAAAAATAGTCAAAAGGAAATAATAGCACGATATTCTTGGGAAAACACCATAAAAACCATTAAGCAGCAACTTATTCGATAGGAGTTAGAATGATAGCCTTTTTTTTAAAATTATTTAGCATTAATCCGGAAAATAGATTCGGTAAAGGTTGGAGTAATAAGGATACTTTTATTTCGCTTTGGATGATTTTACCTAAACTAATTCGGGGCACCTGGTTGAAATTTTTTTTAAGTGCCTCCAGTGGTATGCTTATGGTAGGAAAGCGAACAAAAATTTTTAATTCTTCTTATATAAAAGTCGGGCATAATTGCATTTTCGAGGATGGTTGTGAAGTTAATGGATTATCCAGAAATGGAATCCAACTGGGCGATAACGTGACAATTGGAAGATTCGCCATGATCAGACCAACTAATAATTATGGAGGCGCTATTGGAGAGGGATTAAAAGTCGGTAGCAATTCAAGTATCGGGCATTTATGTTATATCGGATGTTCAGGATATATCGAGATTGGAGAAAATGTAATGATGTCTCCACGAGTAAGCATTTATTCAGAAAATCATAACTTTTCAAGAATAAATCTTCCAATGAAAGATCAAGGGGTCTCAAGAAGCTTTGTAAAGATTGAAGACGACTGTTGGATTGCGAGTAACACCATTGTTTTAGCGGGGGTAACTATTGGTAAGGGCTCAGTGATAGCAGCAGGAAGTGTGGTCACAAAAGATGTTCCCCCTTATTCAATTGTTGGGGGAAATCCTGCTAAAATCATAAAATCAAGGTTGGATTAATTATATACTATAGCGAAAAATTATAAAATAAA
It encodes:
- a CDS encoding acyltransferase, coding for MIAFFLKLFSINPENRFGKGWSNKDTFISLWMILPKLIRGTWLKFFLSASSGMLMVGKRTKIFNSSYIKVGHNCIFEDGCEVNGLSRNGIQLGDNVTIGRFAMIRPTNNYGGAIGEGLKVGSNSSIGHLCYIGCSGYIEIGENVMMSPRVSIYSENHNFSRINLPMKDQGVSRSFVKIEDDCWIASNTIVLAGVTIGKGSVIAAGSVVTKDVPPYSIVGGNPAKIIKSRLD